A region from the Triticum aestivum cultivar Chinese Spring chromosome 3D, IWGSC CS RefSeq v2.1, whole genome shotgun sequence genome encodes:
- the LOC123076869 gene encoding probable ubiquitin-conjugating enzyme E2 23 isoform X1, whose amino-acid sequence MENLPNVPVCIAEKNQENETSDDAGEPEEVADVFVYREDVVSLKSNKDARGLVMEVAGEYDSEGSITDDESDAEENERKSAHKTENVGPDGDNANNASHGDDVDSQSSLPDNKVRVLWIDGTEMTEDIDSVVVVDRTFLHGDMVASSSDPTGQMGLVADVSLVVDLQGAHGEMIKGVSAKDLRRIREFNVGDYVVSGLWLGRVDEVFDNVSVLFDDGSVCKVSRADPMRLRLASGPMHPDTACPFYPGQRVKAVSSSVYKTSRWLHGMWKASRLEATVTKVETAAVIVYWIASAHCGTNQDSVPPEEQNPKDLTLLSCFSYASWQLAEWCHPQPHTSSCANDALMECSKMKELNSEQADVPESAVDVQAEQAQNTKTDVNPLEKHGDSLADRSNMSDGDNTCVAKDSESGTSVSTLPKEGVHDHATYRKKIRKVFVRKDKRAKRRDESFESALLIADTYTKVDVLWQDGRKECGVSSTSLIPIQTPNDHEFFPEQYAVEKVSDDVDQPSETRRVGLIRSVNAKDRTVSVSWFKSLLHSEEPREIECTEVVSAYELDGHPDYDYCYGDVVVRLPSVSHPMESSNGGNTMELDKNVDSEEASSASNAVPPDVAAEEQLSQKESSSEVTHLSWVGNIVGFQDGEIEVTWGDGSVSKVGPHEIYVVGREDDGGSIDDGAPSDAGSWETVDDNEMDLPDDPANVDLQNAVQNSIEMENGSFNSQDETSVGSGPLSVAFGFVTRLASEIFARGKKHLDGSNSDAMDEVESQQSNEVSESGDDIDKNEDENRMAASESTTVATNDSNAEKSVDVVMADEPADSDCLKHFDVLQCPPDHHYLENIAHGTGGRKWVKKVQQEWGILEKNLPDYIYVRVFEDRMDLMRAVIIGASGTPYQDGLFFFDFYLPPEFPQAPPSAYYHSGGLRVNPNLYVDGKVCLSLLNTWTGRGNEVWDPSSSSILQVLVSLQGLVLNEKPYFNEAGYEKQVGTVEGEKNALPYNENTYLLSVKSMLYILRRPPMNFEDFVKSHFCKRGHYILKACEAYLQGAVVGTLNDDACPTDTNKEYSCSMGFKLALGKILPRLITALKDIGADCSQYEHLGKTETAQES is encoded by the exons ATGGAGAACCTACCAAATGTCCCTGTATGTATTGCTGAGAAGAACCAGGAAAATGAGACATCTGATGATGCTGGCGAGCCTGAAGAAGTAGCAGACGTATTTGTTTACAGAGAAGATGTCGTCAGCTTGAAATCAAACAAAGATGCCCGTGGTTTGGTGATGGAAGTAGCTGGCGAATATGATTCTGAAGGTAGCATCACTGACGATGAATCTGATGCTGAGGAGAATGAGCGTAAAAGCGCTCATAAAACTGAAAATGTTGGTCCTGACGGTGATAATGCCAATAATGCAAGTCATGGAGATGATGTTGACAGTCAGAGCTCTCTGCCTGATAACAAGGTTAGGGTGTTATGGATTGACGGAACAGAGATGACGGAAGATATTGACAGTGTGGTGGTTGTTGACAGAACTTTCCTCCATGGGGATATGGTTGCTTCTTCCTCAGATCCAACTGGTCAGATGGGGCTTGTTGCGGATGTCAGTCTTGTGGTTGACTTGCAAGGTGCTCATGGAGAGATGATTAAGGGTGTATCTGCAAAAGATTTGAGACGCATCAGGGAATTCAATGTGGGTGATTATGTTGTCTCTGGGCTATGGCTTGGTCGGGTTGATGAAGTGTTTGATAATGTTAGTGTGTTGTTTGATGATGGTTCTGTCTGCAAGGTTTCAAGGGCAGATCCTATGCGCCTAAGGCTTGCCTCAGGGCCAATGCACCCAGATACAGCCTGCCCCTTTTATCCAGGACAGCGTGTGAAGGCAGTGTCTTCATCTGTGTACAAAACATCCAGATGGCTTCATGGGATGTGGAAAGCAAGTCGTCTTGAAGCTACTGTCACAAAGGTGGAAACTGCTGCTGTCATAGTCTATTGGATTGCATCTGCACACTGTGGTACAAATCAAGATTCTGTCCCCCCTGAGGAGCAGAACCCAAAGGATCTGACTCTTCTGTCTTGCTTTTCATATGCAAGCTGGCAATTGGCTGAATGGtgtcatcctcaaccacacacatCATCATGTGCCAATGACGCTTTAATGGAGTGTTCAAAAATGAAAGAGCTCAATTCTGAGCAGGCTGATGTTCCTGAATCTGCCGTTGATGTTCAGGCTGAACAGGCTCAAAATACTAAAACAGATGTAAATCCCCTGGAGAAACATGGTGATTCTCTTGCAGATCGATCAAATATGTCAGATGGAGATAATACATGCGTAGCCAAAGATTCAGAATCTGGCACTAGTGtatcaacccttccaaaggagggAGTGCATGACCATGCTACTTACAGAAAGAAGATCAGAAAAGTTTTTGTCAGAAAGGATAAAAGAGCAAAAAGAAGAGACGAGAGCTTTGAAAGTGCCCTGCTTATTGCAGATACATATACAAAGGTTGATGTACTGTGGCAAGATGGGAGAAAAGAATGTGGAGTAAGTTCCACGTCACTGATCCCGATCCAGACTCCAAATGATCATGAATTCTTCCCAGAGCAGTATGCTGTGGAAAAGGTCTCTGATGATGTTGACCAGCCTTCTGAAACAAGGCGTGTGGGTCTTATTAGAAGTGTTAATGCAAAGGACCGAACTGTGTCTGTATCATGGTTTAAGTCTTTGTTGCACTCAGAGGAGCCTAGGGAAATTGAGTGCACTGAAGTTGTTAGTGCATATGAACTTGACGGCCACCCGGATTATGATTATTGCTATGGAGATGTTGTTGTTCGCTTGCCATCTGTTTCACATCCTATGGAATCATCCAATGGTGGAAACACCATGGAGCTGGACAAGAATGTAGATTCTGAAGAAGCATCGTCTGCTTCAAATGCAGTGCCCCCTGATGTTGCTGCAGAGGAACAGCTTTCACAGAAGGAATCTAGTTCAGAAGTTACCCACCTCTCATGGGTTGGAAATATAGTGGGCTTCCAAGATGGTGAGATTGAAGTCACTTGGGGTGATGGATCGGTGTCAAAG GTTGGGCCTCATGAGATATATGTTGTTGGCCGAGAAGATGACGGTGGCTCGATAGATGATGGAGCTCCTTCTGATGCTGGTAGCTGGGAGACAGTTGATGACAATGAaatggacttgcctgatgatcctGCAAAT GTTGATCTGCAAAATGCAGTCCAGAATAGCATTGAAATGGAAAATGGGTCATTCAATTCCCAAGATGAAACTTCTGTTGGAAGTGGTCCACTCTCTGTTGCTTTTGGCTTTGTTACGCGACTGGCGAGTGAGATCTTCGCCCGAGGTAAAAAGCATTTAGATGGGTCAAACTCAGATGCTATGGATGAAGTTGAATCTCAGCAGTCTAACGAGGTTTCAGAATCTGGTGATGACATTGATAAAAACGAGGATGAGAACCGCATGGCAGCATCGGAGAGCACCACTGTGGCAACAAATGACTCTAATGCTGAGAAGTCCGTAGATGTAGTTATGGCTGACGAGCCTGCAGATTCTGATTGCTTGAAACACTTTGATGTTCTGCAGTGCCCTCCGGACCATCACTACCTTGAAAACATAGCACAT GGTACCGGTGGACGAAAGTGGGTCAAAAAAGTTCAGCAAGAATGGGGCATACTTGAGAAGAATCTACCAG ATTATATTTATGTCAGGGTATTTGAAGATCGTATGGATCTCATGAGAGCTGTGATTATTGGAGCAAGTGGCACACCATACCAAGATGGTCTGttcttctttgatttctaccttccacCTGAGTTTCCACAAGCTCCTCCG TCGGCATACTATCATTCTGGCGGCTTGCGTGTAAATCCAAACCTTTATGTGGATGGGAAGGTTTGTTTAAGCCTCTTAAATACGTGGACTGGCAGAGGGAATGAAGTATGGGATCCATCCTCATCTAGCATTCTCCAAGTACTAGTCTCACTCCAGGGGCTGGTTCTCAATGAGAAGCCCTATTTCAACGAAGCTGGATATGAGAAGCAAGTCGGTACTGTTGAAGGGGAGAAGAATGCACTGCCATACAACGAAAACACATATCTGCTAAGCGTGAAATCCATGTTGTATATCTTGAGGCGGCCTCCTATG AATTTCGAGGATTTTGTGAAAAGTCACTTCTGCAAGCGCGGCCACTACATTCTCAAAGCTTGTGAGGCCTACTTGCAAGGAGCTGTGGTCGGCACGCTGAACGATGATGCCTGCCCCACCGATACTAACAAGGAGTACTCTTGCTCCATGGGCTTCAAACTTGCATTGGGCAAAATCTTGCCAAGGTTGATCACAGCCCTGAAGGACATAGGAGCAGACTGCAGCCAGTACGAGCACCTCGGGAAAACCGAAACCGCTCAAGAAAGCTGA
- the LOC123076869 gene encoding probable ubiquitin-conjugating enzyme E2 23 isoform X2, whose product MENLPNVPVCIAEKNQENETSDDAGEPEEVADVFVYREDVVSLKSNKDARGLVMEVAGEYDSEGSITDDESDAEENERKSAHKTENVGPDGDNANNASHGDDVDSQSSLPDNKVRVLWIDGTEMTEDIDSVVVVDRTFLHGDMVASSSDPTGQMGLVADVSLVVDLQGAHGEMIKGVSAKDLRRIREFNVGDYVVSGLWLGRVDEVFDNVSVLFDDGSVCKVSRADPMRLRLASGPMHPDTACPFYPGQRVKAVSSSVYKTSRWLHGMWKASRLEATVTKVETAAVIVYWIASAHCGTNQDSVPPEEQNPKDLTLLSCFSYASWQLAEWCHPQPHTSSCANDALMECSKMKELNSEQADVPESAVDVQAEQAQNTKTDVNPLEKHGDSLADRSNMSDGDNTCVAKDSESGTSVSTLPKEGVHDHATYRKKIRKVFVRKDKRAKRRDESFESALLIADTYTKVDVLWQDGRKECGVSSTSLIPIQTPNDHEFFPEQYAVEKVSDDVDQPSETRRVGLIRSVNAKDRTVSVSWFKSLLHSEEPREIECTEVVSAYELDGHPDYDYCYGDVVVRLPSVSHPMESSNGGNTMELDKNVDSEEASSASNAVPPDVAAEEQLSQKESSSEVTHLSWVGNIVGFQDGEIEVTWGDGSVSKVGPHEIYVVGREDDGGSIDDGAPSDAGSWETVDDNEMDLPDDPANVDLQNAVQNSIEMENGSFNSQDETSVGSGPLSVAFGFVTRLASEIFARESGDDIDKNEDENRMAASESTTVATNDSNAEKSVDVVMADEPADSDCLKHFDVLQCPPDHHYLENIAHGTGGRKWVKKVQQEWGILEKNLPDYIYVRVFEDRMDLMRAVIIGASGTPYQDGLFFFDFYLPPEFPQAPPSAYYHSGGLRVNPNLYVDGKVCLSLLNTWTGRGNEVWDPSSSSILQVLVSLQGLVLNEKPYFNEAGYEKQVGTVEGEKNALPYNENTYLLSVKSMLYILRRPPMNFEDFVKSHFCKRGHYILKACEAYLQGAVVGTLNDDACPTDTNKEYSCSMGFKLALGKILPRLITALKDIGADCSQYEHLGKTETAQES is encoded by the exons ATGGAGAACCTACCAAATGTCCCTGTATGTATTGCTGAGAAGAACCAGGAAAATGAGACATCTGATGATGCTGGCGAGCCTGAAGAAGTAGCAGACGTATTTGTTTACAGAGAAGATGTCGTCAGCTTGAAATCAAACAAAGATGCCCGTGGTTTGGTGATGGAAGTAGCTGGCGAATATGATTCTGAAGGTAGCATCACTGACGATGAATCTGATGCTGAGGAGAATGAGCGTAAAAGCGCTCATAAAACTGAAAATGTTGGTCCTGACGGTGATAATGCCAATAATGCAAGTCATGGAGATGATGTTGACAGTCAGAGCTCTCTGCCTGATAACAAGGTTAGGGTGTTATGGATTGACGGAACAGAGATGACGGAAGATATTGACAGTGTGGTGGTTGTTGACAGAACTTTCCTCCATGGGGATATGGTTGCTTCTTCCTCAGATCCAACTGGTCAGATGGGGCTTGTTGCGGATGTCAGTCTTGTGGTTGACTTGCAAGGTGCTCATGGAGAGATGATTAAGGGTGTATCTGCAAAAGATTTGAGACGCATCAGGGAATTCAATGTGGGTGATTATGTTGTCTCTGGGCTATGGCTTGGTCGGGTTGATGAAGTGTTTGATAATGTTAGTGTGTTGTTTGATGATGGTTCTGTCTGCAAGGTTTCAAGGGCAGATCCTATGCGCCTAAGGCTTGCCTCAGGGCCAATGCACCCAGATACAGCCTGCCCCTTTTATCCAGGACAGCGTGTGAAGGCAGTGTCTTCATCTGTGTACAAAACATCCAGATGGCTTCATGGGATGTGGAAAGCAAGTCGTCTTGAAGCTACTGTCACAAAGGTGGAAACTGCTGCTGTCATAGTCTATTGGATTGCATCTGCACACTGTGGTACAAATCAAGATTCTGTCCCCCCTGAGGAGCAGAACCCAAAGGATCTGACTCTTCTGTCTTGCTTTTCATATGCAAGCTGGCAATTGGCTGAATGGtgtcatcctcaaccacacacatCATCATGTGCCAATGACGCTTTAATGGAGTGTTCAAAAATGAAAGAGCTCAATTCTGAGCAGGCTGATGTTCCTGAATCTGCCGTTGATGTTCAGGCTGAACAGGCTCAAAATACTAAAACAGATGTAAATCCCCTGGAGAAACATGGTGATTCTCTTGCAGATCGATCAAATATGTCAGATGGAGATAATACATGCGTAGCCAAAGATTCAGAATCTGGCACTAGTGtatcaacccttccaaaggagggAGTGCATGACCATGCTACTTACAGAAAGAAGATCAGAAAAGTTTTTGTCAGAAAGGATAAAAGAGCAAAAAGAAGAGACGAGAGCTTTGAAAGTGCCCTGCTTATTGCAGATACATATACAAAGGTTGATGTACTGTGGCAAGATGGGAGAAAAGAATGTGGAGTAAGTTCCACGTCACTGATCCCGATCCAGACTCCAAATGATCATGAATTCTTCCCAGAGCAGTATGCTGTGGAAAAGGTCTCTGATGATGTTGACCAGCCTTCTGAAACAAGGCGTGTGGGTCTTATTAGAAGTGTTAATGCAAAGGACCGAACTGTGTCTGTATCATGGTTTAAGTCTTTGTTGCACTCAGAGGAGCCTAGGGAAATTGAGTGCACTGAAGTTGTTAGTGCATATGAACTTGACGGCCACCCGGATTATGATTATTGCTATGGAGATGTTGTTGTTCGCTTGCCATCTGTTTCACATCCTATGGAATCATCCAATGGTGGAAACACCATGGAGCTGGACAAGAATGTAGATTCTGAAGAAGCATCGTCTGCTTCAAATGCAGTGCCCCCTGATGTTGCTGCAGAGGAACAGCTTTCACAGAAGGAATCTAGTTCAGAAGTTACCCACCTCTCATGGGTTGGAAATATAGTGGGCTTCCAAGATGGTGAGATTGAAGTCACTTGGGGTGATGGATCGGTGTCAAAG GTTGGGCCTCATGAGATATATGTTGTTGGCCGAGAAGATGACGGTGGCTCGATAGATGATGGAGCTCCTTCTGATGCTGGTAGCTGGGAGACAGTTGATGACAATGAaatggacttgcctgatgatcctGCAAAT GTTGATCTGCAAAATGCAGTCCAGAATAGCATTGAAATGGAAAATGGGTCATTCAATTCCCAAGATGAAACTTCTGTTGGAAGTGGTCCACTCTCTGTTGCTTTTGGCTTTGTTACGCGACTGGCGAGTGAGATCTTCGCCCGAG AATCTGGTGATGACATTGATAAAAACGAGGATGAGAACCGCATGGCAGCATCGGAGAGCACCACTGTGGCAACAAATGACTCTAATGCTGAGAAGTCCGTAGATGTAGTTATGGCTGACGAGCCTGCAGATTCTGATTGCTTGAAACACTTTGATGTTCTGCAGTGCCCTCCGGACCATCACTACCTTGAAAACATAGCACAT GGTACCGGTGGACGAAAGTGGGTCAAAAAAGTTCAGCAAGAATGGGGCATACTTGAGAAGAATCTACCAG ATTATATTTATGTCAGGGTATTTGAAGATCGTATGGATCTCATGAGAGCTGTGATTATTGGAGCAAGTGGCACACCATACCAAGATGGTCTGttcttctttgatttctaccttccacCTGAGTTTCCACAAGCTCCTCCG TCGGCATACTATCATTCTGGCGGCTTGCGTGTAAATCCAAACCTTTATGTGGATGGGAAGGTTTGTTTAAGCCTCTTAAATACGTGGACTGGCAGAGGGAATGAAGTATGGGATCCATCCTCATCTAGCATTCTCCAAGTACTAGTCTCACTCCAGGGGCTGGTTCTCAATGAGAAGCCCTATTTCAACGAAGCTGGATATGAGAAGCAAGTCGGTACTGTTGAAGGGGAGAAGAATGCACTGCCATACAACGAAAACACATATCTGCTAAGCGTGAAATCCATGTTGTATATCTTGAGGCGGCCTCCTATG AATTTCGAGGATTTTGTGAAAAGTCACTTCTGCAAGCGCGGCCACTACATTCTCAAAGCTTGTGAGGCCTACTTGCAAGGAGCTGTGGTCGGCACGCTGAACGATGATGCCTGCCCCACCGATACTAACAAGGAGTACTCTTGCTCCATGGGCTTCAAACTTGCATTGGGCAAAATCTTGCCAAGGTTGATCACAGCCCTGAAGGACATAGGAGCAGACTGCAGCCAGTACGAGCACCTCGGGAAAACCGAAACCGCTCAAGAAAGCTGA